The genomic DNA CTTATGCTGTTCAAGATTTGCCTTGCGCAAAACCTCAAGCGGCCCCGCCACGTCGAGCAGAAGCACACGCGGCGGGATTACGACATAAACCGGAACTACCCGGACAATGTCCTCTTGGTCACTCATGCTGCCTTCCGTTCTCCGGACGTGGCGAGCGCCTGTTCCACAGTTACGATACGAGCAAAGCGATTGACCAGAACAAGCTCCGTGCGAGCCTTGATGTCCGCAGCGCTCCACTCATGGCCGCTTGCGTCAGTCATGGGAAAGGTCAATGTCGCTTCACTGACGAAATCGACGTGATATCCAAAATCCGATGCCTGCCGTGTTGTCGTCTCGCAGCATTGCTCTGTGCGGATACCCGAAACCAGCACACGGCGGATACCATTGGCAACCAGCCACACATCAAGCCCGCTTCCAACCAGCGCGCTGTGGCGGCGCTTGCGGAAAACCGCGTCGGGTTCAATCGACAGCGGCGAAATCGCCTTCACCAGACCCGATGCTTCCGAGAATGGGCCTTCATTCTCGACATGGAAAATCTGCACCACCGGAATACCGGCACGCTTGGCGCCATCGATCAGTGCCTGCTGGCGTTCAATATAGGCGCTAACCTCTTCGTCCCGGTAGTAAGGCCGGTGGCGGAATGACTCCTGAGCGTCGATAACCAGCAAAGCTGTATCTTGAGCGGACATTTTTGTTCTCCCTATAAAAAGACTATAGGGAGAGAATACGCCTTGCAACTTGGATCAAAAGCCACCTGACGGACAAAGAGCGGACAGATCACGCCAACACGTTACCAGCTCCTTACCTTAAAGAATATCCCCAAGAGGAGGTGCATACTTTGCTGGCGTAAACTCCACAACGTCATAAGTTGCCAGTCCGTGTTGCCTGAAAGGGTCAAGCCTCAGTATCGCGTCCAGCTCACTCTTGCTGACCTTACCGCTTGCAAGGATCACGCCGCCGTTTCGTGGGTTTTTCGGCCCGGAAGCCAGGAAAACGCCATCCGCATATTGCCGGTCCAGAAACTCCCGATGCGCTTCGAGATGCCTCCCGATCTCCTCAAGAGGCTTGATGTAGGTCAGGTTGACAACGAACATGAGACGACCTTCAGCGATGCGGCAATGCCTCGAGGAATTCCACCGGCTCGCCCTTGTTGGCGTTGACGATCTCCGCTTCCCACATCACCTTGATGCCGCGCACAAAAGTGCCAATCGGCCATCCGGTAACAGTTTTGCCATGATAGGGTGTCCAGCCGGCTTTCGAACCGGCCTGCTCATGCGTGATCGTTTCGCGGCGCTTCATGTCCACGATGGTCAGGTCGGCATCGTAGCCGACTGCAATACGACCCTTGCGCGCCATGCCAAAAATACGGTTCGGGCCGTGGCTGGAAAGATCGACGAAGCGCTCCAGCGTGAGCCTGCCCGCATTGATGTGATCAAGCATGATGGGCACCAGCGTCTGCACGCCTGTCATGCCAGACGGGGAAGCCGGATAAGGCTTCTGCTTTTCTTCCAGCGTATGCGGAGCGTGGTCAGAACCGAGTACATCGACAATACCCTGATCTATACCCTTCCATACGCCATCGCGGTGACGCTTGTCACGGACAGGCGGGTTCATCTGGATGAGATTGCCGAGTGTCTTGTAGTCGTCTGCCGACAAGGTGAGATGATGCGGCGTTGCTTCGCACGTCGCGACATCCTTGTGATCTTTCAGGAAGTCGATTTCTTCGGCTGTGGAGATATGCAGTACGTGAATGCGGGCGCCAGTATCGCGAGCGATGCGCACAAGCCGTTCCGTGCATTGAAGTGCTGCAACTTCATCGCGCCAGACCGGATGGCTCGACGGGTCACCCTGCACGCGCAGGCCTTCGCGTTCTTTCAACCGGAACTCGTCTTCAGAGTGGAAGGCCGCGCGACGGCGCGTATTCTTCAGGATCGAACGAACGCCATCATCGTCTTCAACAAGCAGATCGCCGGTGGACGATCCCATGAAAACCTTGATCCCGGCAGCGCCCGGCAAGCGCTCCAGTTCAGCAACGTCGTTTGCATTGTCGCGCGTACCACCGACCCAGAAAGCGAAATCGCAATGCATGCGATGGCGGCCACGACGAATCTTGTCTTCCAGCGTCTCGGCGGAAGTGGTGAGCGGCTTGGTGTTCGGCATCTCGAACACGGAGGTCACCCCACCCAGCACGGCTGCGAGTGAACCGGTTTCGAGATCTTCCTTGTGTTCAAGGCCAGGTTCGCGGAAATGGACCTGGCTATCCACCACGCCGGGCAGAATATGCAGGCCGGTGCAGTCGATCACCTCACCTGCGGTATGTGTGGAAAGAGAGCCTATGGCAGCGATGCGACCATTGCGAATACCGACGTCGCGTTGGCCTATACCGTCGTGATTGACGATGGTTGCACCCTTCAAAATCGTATCGAATGTTTCGGCCATAGTTGTCTCCTGCCAGATTGATAGGACTTGCGAGCCTTTCCATTGGGGCTTACGTAACGAAGGCGCGAAAGGCAAGGACGAAGCGATGACGACGGCAGTTGAAGTGGTAAATCTTTCAAACAGGGCTTTGGTTCATATCACTGGCGAAGAGGCGGAAAAATTTCTGCAGGCTGTGATTACCACCGACCTCGACAAGCTTGGACCGGACAACCTGAAACCGGGAGCATTGCTCGCTCCGCAAGGGAAAATCCTGTTCGATTTTCTCGTTTCACGCATTGATGGCGGCTTGCGTTTCGATCTCCCGGCAAGCATTGCCGCCGATTTCATCAAGCGTATCACCCTCTACAGGCTGCGTGCAAAAGCCGAAATAACGCAACTACCAGAATCGCTTGTCAGTGTTTCCTGGCAAACTGAATCACATCCTTCACAGAATGATTCAATCAAGCGGGACAGCCGCTTTCCGACCGAGCTGAACGTACACCGGATTTACGGTCCGGCCGATGGCACGACCGATGAAAGCGCATGGACAAAGCTGCGCGCAGAGTATGGCATAGCGGAAGGCGAAACGGATTTCGCTTATAATGACGTCTTCCCGCATGACGTCAATTTCGACCAGACCGGCGGCGTTTCCTTCCCGAAAGGCTGTTTCATCGGGCAGGAAGTCGTGTCGCGCATGCAGCATCGCGGTACGGCTCGGCGGCGCGTTCTGGTGGCGCACTCCGATGGAAATCTACCTCCGATGGGTACGTCCATTACCGTTGATGGGCGCGAGATCGGCACGACAGGAAGCTCCGCTGACACTATCGGCATCGCGCTTGTGCGCATCGATCGCGCCAAGGATGCGATAGATGCGGGCAGTCCGATTCTGGCTGGCGAAACGCCCATAACACTCACCTTGCCGCCTCATGTGCGGTTCGCGTTTCCGGAAGCTGAAGCGGGTAACGCCTGATGGCAAGCGCCGACCGATCTTCCGGCAAGACACGTGCCTGGCAGCGCATGTTGTCGGGACGCCGTCTCGACCTGCTTGACCCCTCGCCGCTCGATATTGAAATCGAAGATATTGCTCACGGCCTTGCCCGTGTTGCGCGCTGGAACGGTCAGACTGTTGGTGAACATGCATTTTCGGTTGCACAGCACTCGCTGCTCGTGGATCAGATATTCAACCGGCTGGTGCCCGATGCCAGCGTTGAATGGCAGCTATTGTCACTCCTGCACGACGCACCGGAATATGTGATCGGTGACATGATCTCGCCCTTCAAGGCGGTGATGGGTGGTAATTACAAGATAATTGAAACGCGACTGGAAAACGCAATTCACCTGCGCTTCTCGCTACCGATTACCGTGCCCGTCCAACTCAAGACGCTGATCAAGCGCGCGGATCAGGTTGCCGCTTTCTTTGAAGCCACACGACTTGCCGGTTTCACCGAGACCGAGGCCGTTAAATATTTCGGGCGCCCGCGTGGCTTCGACCCCGCAGGGCTGGATATCGCACCGCGCCCCACACAAGACGTGCAGACGGATTTCCTGGCGCGATTTGCGGCATTGGACAAGGCGCGACACCCTCGATGAGCCGGATCGTCGTGACGCCCTTGTCGCAACTGGCAACACAACTCGCATCGCACCAGCCAAGCCATGTCGTGACGCTTGGAAGCGAGGCTCCGGTGGCTCTGCCTGATGGATACGATGCCAATCGCCTGTCACTGACGTTCAACGATATTATTGAGCCACGCGAGGGGCTGATTGCCCCCGATGAAAGCCATGTGCGGGGACTTCTGAACTTCGCGAAGAGCTGGCCCATGGACGCGCCTTTGCTCATCCATTGTTATGCTGGCATTTCTCGTTCTACGGCCGCGGCTTATATCATCGCTTCCGCATTGAACCCGACGCTGGACGAAAGCGAGCTCGCCGCGCTTGTTCGCAGCCTGTCACCATCTGCGACGCCGAATATCCGGCTCATATCACTCGCAGACCAAATTTTGGAGCGACAAGGGCGAATGGTTGCGTCCATACGCGCAATCGGACGCGGAGCGGATGCCTTCGAAGGTGAGGTTTTCAGCCTGCCTGTGAGAACAGGATCAAATGCATCTAAGGGCTGATTGCCCGCCCGAGAGCATTCAAAAACCCACCCCGCGCATCAGGCGGTGTTACAGCACGCGGCTCCCAAACATGCCGCATCAGAAAATAGCCTGTCATCGTGAACGCATGATCGATGTCGTCATAGGACGACGCGCGAACAGCCGTGTTGTTGACGAAGCCGGGTAGCAGCAGAAGTTTGTCAGCCCATGGCGCACCCGCATCACGGCAGACCGCGCGCCCGGATTTCGGCGACACATAGATCAGGTCTTCCTTGACGCCTGTTGCCGCGCATTTCTTGAGATCAAGGCCGAAGCCCAGCTCTTCAAGCATCATCACTTCAAAACGCAGCACCAGTTCGCCGGAGGCCAGCGGATCGTCAAAATGTTCGATGATGAGCCGCAATGTCTCATAGAGGCCGCGATGCGGATCGCGTTCCGGCAGGAGACGCAAATGGGAAGCCGCCAGTTGGATACCGTATAACGCCACCGGCGTTTCGATGAGGCGGGCGGCGGCAAATTCCAGCGGTTCGATGGTAAAACTGCCCATATGCTCGTCCAGCCGCGCCCACCATGTCACGTCCACATGATTGCCCGGCTGTAGCAAAGGCTGCATGCGGCGGGAACGCCCGCCGCGCACCATACCCATATGGCGGCCATGCTCACGGGTCATCACTTCCACGATGGCGCTTGTCTCGCCATGGCGTCTTGTCCCGAGAATTATGCCTTCATCGCGCCATTCCATGGCCGCCAGTCTTATAATTTAGGTTGGAAAATCAAGACCCATTTCACGATAGCGTTCCGGGTCGTTGCCCCAGTTCTCACGCACTTTCACGAAAAGGAAGAGATGAACCGTCTGTTCCAGTATCTCGGAGATTTCCTTACGCGCGGATTGCCCGATTGCCTTGATCGTCTCGCCCTTGTGGCCAAGTACGATCTTCTTCTGGCTTTCGCGCTCGACATAGATCACCTGCTCGATGCGGACTGATCCATCCTTGCGCTCTTCCCAGCGTTCGGTTTCCACCGTCGACGAGTAAGGCAGTTCTTCATGCAGGCGCAGATAGAGCTTTTCGCGTGTGATTTCGGCTGCAAGCTGCCGCATCGGCATGTCGGAAATCTGATCTTCCGGATAATACCAAGGACCGTTCGGCACGTTCTCTGCGAGATATTTCGCAAGATCCTTGCAGCCCGATCCGTTCAGCGCCGAGATCATGAAGGTCTGGTCGAACGCGACCAGCTCGTTGGCCTTGCGGGCAAGCTCCAACAAAACCGGCGGATCGACACGATCAACCTTGTTGAGCACCAGAACCTTCTTCCGGCGCACATCCTTCATGCTCGAAAGCAGCGCTTCGGCGTTCTCGTTCAAACCGCCTTGCGAATCGAGAAGAACGAGAATGATGTCGGCATCCTTCGCACCGCCCCAGGCCGTGGTGACCATGGCACGGTCGAGCCTGCGCTTCGGCCGGAAAATACCAGGTGTGTCCACCAGGACGATCTGCGCCTGATCTTCGATGAATATGCCGCGCACAAGAGCGCGTGTCGTCTGCACCTTGTGCGTGACGATAGAAACCTTCGTTCCCACAAGCTGGTTGACCAGCGTGGATTTCCCCGCATTCGGCGCCCCGATCAACGCCACGAAGCCGGACCGGGTCTGGCCTGCCTCGTTTTCGCCGTCAGCCGGCGTCGTCCGATTGTTCATTTTTTATCCTTCCAGACGATATTTCCTTGCAGAACGCCGCCGTCCCCTGCGTACGGCATTCCGGATACGACAAAACCGCCGACGAAAGCGACACAGCGTAATTGACTGATTATAACCGATCTCGACTTAAAAAACGCCAACTCTTGCATCAAGCGGAATCGTCACGCTTCCAGACGCCTTCGCGATAAAGCATCGCTTCCGCCGCATTCTGTTCGGCTATTCTTTTGGAACGCCCCTCACCCGTTTCCGTGGCAAAGCCCTTGACCGTAACCTCCACCGCAAACAGCGGATCATGGTCCGGACCGGTGCGGCTTATGATGGCGTATGAAGGATGGACGTTGCCCTGCTGGTGTGCCCATTCCTGCAGTTCCGTCTTGGCGTCACGGCGGGCAGCGCCCGTTTGCAGAGACCGCTTCTCCCAGTAGCGCTTGACGAAAGGCCGCACGGCCTCCAGTCCGCCATCGAGATAGATCGTGGCGATCAGTGCTTCGACAACATCGGCGCGGACATTCAAAAGACGCTTGTCATTCAGCGACTTGATATCGGAACCGGTATGGATGAGGTTGGCGAGACCGATCTCATCGGCAATCGCCGCACAGGTTTCTGCGTTCACCAGCGCATTGAGGCGAACCGACAGTTCACCTTCGGATGCGTCCGGAAACTCATCGAACAGCATTTCCGCGACGGTCAGTCCCAGAACGCGGTCCCCGAGAAATTCGAGACGTTCATAATTTGCGCGCGATGGCGCCTGCACACTTGAGTGGGTGAGCGCACGATCCAGCCGTTTCAAATTGAGAAAACGGTGTCCGGTGCGCTCCTCCAGGATTGCTGCTGCCTGATTTGCCGAAGCCATTTCAGTTTCCGGTTACAGCTGTATGAGGCGCGGCATTGACTGAACTGAACAGTCGGCCAAAGCGCACATCAGTCGGCCATTTCCAGATTTCCAGCGGGCTCGCCTTGTCGGCGATCGAGAAGAAGATGATGTTTGCGCGCCCGACAAGATTCTCAAACGGAACATAGCCAACGCCGAAACGGCTATCGAGCGAGTTGTCACGATTGTCCCCCATCATGAAGTAATGGCCGGCTGGAACCTCGAAAACACGCGTATCGTCACCGATGGAGTTTGGCGACAGATCAAGCGTGTCGTAGGTCACGCCGTCCGGCAAGGTTTCACGATAGACTTCGACGGGACGGTTCTGTTCGGTGACATCGGGATTGTTGATCGTGCCGATGCGATCGCGCTTGACCGCCTGATCATTGATATAAAGCACACCACCGCGCATCTGCACACGATCACCCGGCAGGCCGATTACACGCTTGATGTAGTCGACGGAAGGATCGCTCGGCAGTTTGAACACCACCACGTCACCGCGCTTCGGTTCGGCACTCCAGATGCGACCTGAAAACAAATCCAGTCCGAACGGCAGTGAATAGCGCGAATAGCCATAGGCATATTTCGAAACGAACAGATAATCGCCTTCGAGAAGCGTGGGGCGCATGGAGCCCGACGGTATGCTGAAAGGCTGGAAAAGAAGGGTGCGTATGACCAGTGCCAGCAGCAGCGCCTGCACGATAACGCTGATGGTTTCGCCAAGGCCGCCGGATTTTTTTGTCTCACTCTTGCTGGACACGCTCATTGTATCTCCGCTTCCGATAACGCGATCTAATAACGACTATGAATGCATGACGCAATCAGGCCACCGGCAGAACGCCGGTTTATCGCACGATTATGAGCAGGAGTTTACCTGTCACAACCACAACTATTTCGTCTCTGTGCCTGATCCAAAAGTCGCCATGCCTTGCTGCAAATGGCATTTTTCTGCGCTTCCGGTGCTCATGTACCTTTAAGTACACTGCGCTCCGGTTCTCGAAAATCACCATTCTCGCTGCGGCCTGACGCATTTTGATTCAGACACTCAGGCAGGGCTTCGATGATCACGAACGCCTGCGCGAGAGGAAAATCATCGGTAATTGTCAGATGTATGGCGGCGCGTGTTCCGGCGGGCAAGAGTTTCTGCAGCTGCTTCGCCGCACCACCGGTCAAATGCATGGTGGGCTTTCCGGAAGGGGCATTGACCACACCCATGTCCCGCCAGAAAACGCCCTGAGCTATGCCAGTTCCAAGCGCCTTCGCACAGGCTTCCTTCGCCGCAAAGCGCTTTGCATAAGATGCAGCACGCTGCTTGCGCCCGTCCGATTTTTTCTGCTCGACCTCGGTAAAAACCCTGTTGCGAAAGCGATCGCCGTGTCGTTCCAGCGCGCTTTCGACACGACGAATATCGATGAGATCGCTGCCTATACCGACGATCATACTTTCTGAAGCTCCTGTTCGCGGTGCAGGCGATGCTTTTCGGCAAGGCGTTCGATACGGCGACGGCGGAAGGCCGAGACGGCAAACCGGGTAACGAAATAGACCACGACAGCGAATGCTGCGCCCAGAATCGTTGAGCCGAATAGCATCGGCTTCAAAAGCGGCGTCCAGATTTCATCGAGATGCATGGTTTCCAGCGCCCGCCCGAGATGAACTGGCGGAGCATCGTCGATGCTTCCATTCATGATGAAGCGGCCCAGCTCGAATGTGCTGCCCCAGATGAATGGCAGGGTCAGCGGATTGGCAAGCGTCGTGCCAAGTGCCGCGGCGGCAATATTTCCGGCAAGGAAATAGGCCAGCACGATTGCGATGATGAGATGGAAGCCAAAGAAAGGCGTGAACGCCGAAAACACGCCCACGGCCAAACCAGCTGCGACAGCATGAGGCGAGGCAGTGATGCGCAGAATCCGCTTGCCACCGTACCGGAAGGAACGGGAGAAGGAGCGGCGCGGCCAGACCAGAAGCCTTAAGCGCTCTTTTCTGGTCGGAGGATTACGGCGTTGAAACAGCATGCGCTTCTATTAATGCTCTCCCATCGCGGAGACAATTGTTATTATTCGGCCAAAACTGCGGCGTTGTCGCTGCGCTCAAACGGAACAGTGTCCAGTCGAGGCAAATAAAACCGCGGCGAAACACCGAGCATCCTGCGGAACATCGTCGTGAAAGCGGAAACGCTGTCATAACCCAAATCCAGTGCCACGCTCGTCACCGCCTCCCCTTCTGCCAGGCGGGGAACTGCCGCAAAAAGACAGGCCTGCTGGCGCCAGACTGAAAGGCTTACGCCAGTCTCCCGTTGGAAATGCCGGGTGAACGAGCGCCGGCTCATCGCCATCCTGTCCGCCCAGTCATCAATTGTGGCGCGCGAAGAAGGCTTTTTCACGAATTCACGACACAGTTTCTGCAAGCGCGGATCCGATGGAAAAGGCAGGCCCAGCGAGCGTTGCGGCAATGTGTGAAGGTCCCGCAGGATCAGTTCGATCACCAGAGCATCACGGCTATCCGGTTCCGGCGTGCTGTCCTGCGTCGTTGCATCCGTTATGAGGCATCGCATGAGATCGGTAAGCCCGACCACGTGGAGATAATCCGGTACGCCCGAGACGGCATCGACGCAGATGTAAATCGACCGCATGAAGACTTCGCCGAGGATTTCGACCGAGTGCTCCACACCTGCCGGTATCCACATGGCGTGGTCACTGGGAATCATCCAGCGTCCAGCATCCGTCGTCACCAGCACCACTCCTTGTGAGGCGCAGAGAAGTTGTGCCCGGCTATGACGGTGGCGCGGCACAAAATAGCCGTCGGGATAGCGTGTCGGCAAGGCAATCACTGGCCCGCTCATGCCTTCCAGCATGGCAATACGCTGCTCGTGGAACTTCTGCAGTTCCTCGCTTCCCGGCAGTAAAAGCCCCGGCGGAGACTTTGGTTTCATTGCAGTTCTGCCCTGCGTTTGGCCCACTCTCGAAACTATTGGACCAAATCACGAAAGCGGGCGAGAGGCAATAGTCCTATTAATGGCTTGCTGAGAATGGGTCGCGACATTCGCTGGCGGAATGAATTTGACGTTTGAATCGGACAAGTACCGGTTCAGACGTCAAATTCGCGAATTTTCGCTGGTTTCTCATCAACACCCCGTAATTTTCTTGAGGGTCTTGTTTCCTGTTTTCGGATGGTATCTGCAGGAAATATGCCTGAGAGCCTGGATCAAAAAGCGTCATGTGTGTGCGAAAATGGTGATTTTCGAGTACCGGAGCGCAATGTACTTCTAAGCATGGTCCCGAAAAGTTGCAGACTTTTCGGATAAGACTACGCACCAGAGAAAGCTACATGAGCACCGGAACGCAGACAAATTGCCATTTGCAGCCACACAGGGCGACTTTCGGAACAGGCTCTGAAGACCGGCTTTCATCTTCGGAGAAGTAGTATGAGCATGAGTGCTGCACAGCAGCCATCAAACAGCGGCGCGGATAATACTGTCCTCGCTATTATTCTGGCCACAAGCATGGGCCATTTCCTGAACGACATGATGCAGTCGCTCCTTCCTGCCATCTATCCGATGCTGAAGGATAACTACAGCCTGTCATTCTGGCAGATCGGCCTCCTGACATTCACTTTCCAGATGACGGCATCGATCCTGCAGCCGCTCGTGGGTATCTATACCGACCGCAAGCCGATGCCTTATTCCCTGCCTTTCGGAATGGGCTGTACGCTTGTCGGGCTGATCTTTCTGGCAACGGCACATCACTATTCGATCTTGCTTCTGGGGGCGGCCTTTGTCGGTTTCGGCTCGTCCGTCTTCCATCCGGAAGCAGCTCGCGTGGCGCGTCTTGCCTCGGGTGGGCGTCATGGCTTCGCGCAATCCCTGTTTCAGGTGGGCGGCAATTTCGGCTCGTCGATTGGCCCGCTTCTGGCAGCGTTCATCGTTCTGCCTTTCGGCCAGATCAGCGTGTCGTGGTTCTCCGTCGCCGCACTGATCGGCATGATGCTGCTCTGGTATGTCAGCAATTGGTATAATCGCTACCGGATTGCCAATGCCAGCAAGGCGAAGCCCGACAAGACCCTTCCGCTTCCACGCAACAAGGTTCTGGTGTCCGTTGGCGTTCTGGCAATGCTGGTCTTCACCAAGTACATCTACATGGCCAGCCTGACGAGCTACTACACCTTCTACACCATTAGCCATTTCGGCGTGACGGTGCAGGCATCGCAGCTGCTTCTGTTCCTGTTCCTCGGTGCAGTAGCTGCGGGAACGATCATCGGTGGTCCGATCGGCGACAAGATCGGCGCGCGCAAGGTGATCTGGGCATCGATCCTCGGCGTCCTGCCGTTCACGCTGGCCCTGCCCTATGCGAACCTGGAAATGACGGCGATACTGACGGTTATCATCGGCCTGATCCTCGCCTCAGCCTTCCCGGCAATCGTGGTGTTCGCACAGGAATTGCTGCCAGGACGCGTCGGCATGGTGTCAGGCCTGTTCTTCGGCTTTGCTTTCGGCATGGCCGGTATCGCAGCCGCCGTCCTCGGTATCGTGGCCGATCACAAGGGCATCGAGTATGTTTACACCATCTGCTCGTATCTGCCGCTGCTCGGCTTGCTGACGATTTTCCTGCCCAAGCTGGAAAAGAACCGCAAGGCCTGACCCATATGAAAACGCACAGCCCGAGAAGCAGTTCACGCTCCTCGGGCTGTGCTCAAAATAGTGGAGCACCGCACGTCCCCCAACGGCGGTGCTCCCATGCTACTGACCTTTTGACGGCCCGGTGCAGCAGCATTCTCTTGATAGAGCATCATCCGCTCTATCTCTTTGTTCCAACGCAAGTTCAGACGGCGAAACTGAAGCCGTGCATCGTCTCCCTGCGAAATTCATCGAAAGCAGCCGCAACCAGACGGATCAGCGGCTTGCCGTCGCTTGTTGCGCTGATGACACCACTGCGGACTTCCACAAGCCCGTCAGCCACCAGAGGTCGCAACAAGGCCAGCTCATCGGAAAACTCCACGCCCGGCGCCGTGGTATTCAGATCGACCCGGAAATTGCACATCAGGGCTGTGATGATTCCGGCACGGATGCGGTCACTTTCGCGCATGGCATAACCGCGAACCGTTGCAAGGTCGCCCGCTTCAACCCGCTTGGAATATTGCTTCACGTCCGAGATATTCTGGGCATAGCCACCGGGGAATTGCGAAATCGATGACGGTCCGAGACCGATCAATGTCTGGCAGCGATCATCCGTATAGCCCTGGAAATTCCGGTGCAGCGTTCCATTGCGCGCAGCGACGGCCAGATTGTCATCCGGCAATGCGTAGTGATCGATCCCCACCGGCTCGTAGCCGAAACCGATGAAGCTGTCCGCCACGACACGTGCCTGAGCGAAGCGCTCGTCAGCATCGGGCAGAAGGCTTGCATCGATCAGGCGCTGATTGGCGCGCCGCTGCGGAAGATGCGCATAACCATAGCAGGCAACACGGTCAGGCTTGAGCACTGCAACCTTTTCACAAGTCTCACGCAATGTCTCGACGGTCTGCAACGGCAGGCCGTAGATAAGATCGAAGTTGAGGCGATCAATGCCGACTTCCCGCAGCAGAGTTGCAGCCTTAGCAACCGTTTCTATCGGCTGAATGCGACCGATGGCTTTCTGAACCTCGGCATCGACATCCTGTACGCCGAGGCTGGCGCGGTTGACTCCCATGAGCGCAAGCGTTTGCACCAGCTGTGGGGTAACCGTGCGCGGGTCAAGCTCGATGGCGTGTTCCATCTCAGGCGCAAAATCGAACGCAACGCGCAGAGCGGCCAGAATGCTCGTAAACTGACGCGGGTTCAAAATTGAGGGCGTACCACCGCCCCAATGAAGATGGACGACATTGGGCCGTGCTGTCAGGCTCTTGCTGACAGTTTCGATTTCGCTGAGCAAAGAAGTGCAGAAGTTCTCGACCACGTCGTTGCGGACCGCCATCTTGGCATGACAACCGCAATAATGGCAGAGCTGCCGACAATAAGGCACATGGATGTAAAGGGAAACGCTTTCTTCCGGCCCGATCTGACGCAACCAACGATGAGTCGTATCGACCCCCACAGGCATGAAATCAGCAGCTGTCGGAAAGGACGTGTATCTGGGAACCGCCAACGCGGCGTAGCGTCTTATCGCTTCTTCATGCATAGCGCGTCCACCTTAAGCGTCGGGCGCTCCGGCGAGGCCCTGCCGGATATGCGCGCACCAGAACCGGGGCGACATTCCGCGGGGCAAGACGGCATGATGCGGCAAGGAAGCCCGCATGCATGACAGCCGATATTGCAATTCCCAGCCACA from Brucella anthropi ATCC 49188 includes the following:
- a CDS encoding AraC family transcriptional regulator, whose translation is MPGSEELQKFHEQRIAMLEGMSGPVIALPTRYPDGYFVPRHRHSRAQLLCASQGVVLVTTDAGRWMIPSDHAMWIPAGVEHSVEILGEVFMRSIYICVDAVSGVPDYLHVVGLTDLMRCLITDATTQDSTPEPDSRDALVIELILRDLHTLPQRSLGLPFPSDPRLQKLCREFVKKPSSRATIDDWADRMAMSRRSFTRHFQRETGVSLSVWRQQACLFAAVPRLAEGEAVTSVALDLGYDSVSAFTTMFRRMLGVSPRFYLPRLDTVPFERSDNAAVLAE
- the lepB gene encoding signal peptidase I, producing MSVSSKSETKKSGGLGETISVIVQALLLALVIRTLLFQPFSIPSGSMRPTLLEGDYLFVSKYAYGYSRYSLPFGLDLFSGRIWSAEPKRGDVVVFKLPSDPSVDYIKRVIGLPGDRVQMRGGVLYINDQAVKRDRIGTINNPDVTEQNRPVEVYRETLPDGVTYDTLDLSPNSIGDDTRVFEVPAGHYFMMGDNRDNSLDSRFGVGYVPFENLVGRANIIFFSIADKASPLEIWKWPTDVRFGRLFSSVNAAPHTAVTGN
- the bspA gene encoding type IV secretion system effector BspA; translated protein: MLFQRRNPPTRKERLRLLVWPRRSFSRSFRYGGKRILRITASPHAVAAGLAVGVFSAFTPFFGFHLIIAIVLAYFLAGNIAAAALGTTLANPLTLPFIWGSTFELGRFIMNGSIDDAPPVHLGRALETMHLDEIWTPLLKPMLFGSTILGAAFAVVVYFVTRFAVSAFRRRRIERLAEKHRLHREQELQKV
- a CDS encoding MFS transporter, producing MSMSAAQQPSNSGADNTVLAIILATSMGHFLNDMMQSLLPAIYPMLKDNYSLSFWQIGLLTFTFQMTASILQPLVGIYTDRKPMPYSLPFGMGCTLVGLIFLATAHHYSILLLGAAFVGFGSSVFHPEAARVARLASGGRHGFAQSLFQVGGNFGSSIGPLLAAFIVLPFGQISVSWFSVAALIGMMLLWYVSNWYNRYRIANASKAKPDKTLPLPRNKVLVSVGVLAMLVFTKYIYMASLTSYYTFYTISHFGVTVQASQLLLFLFLGAVAAGTIIGGPIGDKIGARKVIWASILGVLPFTLALPYANLEMTAILTVIIGLILASAFPAIVVFAQELLPGRVGMVSGLFFGFAFGMAGIAAAVLGIVADHKGIEYVYTICSYLPLLGLLTIFLPKLEKNRKA
- the hemN gene encoding oxygen-independent coproporphyrinogen III oxidase codes for the protein MHEEAIRRYAALAVPRYTSFPTAADFMPVGVDTTHRWLRQIGPEESVSLYIHVPYCRQLCHYCGCHAKMAVRNDVVENFCTSLLSEIETVSKSLTARPNVVHLHWGGGTPSILNPRQFTSILAALRVAFDFAPEMEHAIELDPRTVTPQLVQTLALMGVNRASLGVQDVDAEVQKAIGRIQPIETVAKAATLLREVGIDRLNFDLIYGLPLQTVETLRETCEKVAVLKPDRVACYGYAHLPQRRANQRLIDASLLPDADERFAQARVVADSFIGFGYEPVGIDHYALPDDNLAVAARNGTLHRNFQGYTDDRCQTLIGLGPSSISQFPGGYAQNISDVKQYSKRVEAGDLATVRGYAMRESDRIRAGIITALMCNFRVDLNTTAPGVEFSDELALLRPLVADGLVEVRSGVISATSDGKPLIRLVAAAFDEFRRETMHGFSFAV